TGCTTCCATTTTTTCCTCAAACACGGCAATCAAAGGATGTCCCAGACAGCTGTACACCGACGGCTTTTCCAGCCTGCGGATTTTGTCTTCGATACGGGCCAAGCGGGAGCTTACATAATCCCGGAATGCCGTGGCGCGATGTTCCTGACCGGTCAGGGAGGCAAAATAATCGATGGTGTCGAAATAAGAATCGACGCGGTTGAGGCGATCATAAAGCTGCTTGATGACATCCTCCTTGAGAACTTTGATCAGAACGGCATCGATCCGGGCTTTGTCCGTCACCCCGATAGTCCCCAGGATGGCACGAATCATCTTTAAAGCGTTGATGGTCCGGTACCCGCCAAAATACCCCCTCTCCGTTACGGGGCCGGTGTGGATGCTTCCCTGGATAGGCAATTGAAATCCGCAACGGCAGCGTCCCTGCGGCTGATAGTCAAAGAGATTGGAAGCCATGGGTCCGAAAAAACCCCGTTGCATAATTTTTGCGCCGCAATCGGGACAATGGCTGTTGAGATCCTCGGTTCCGGGCGAGTTGAAGAGATATACGTAACGAAGCTGCCTGCGCAATTGGCGGCATACCGCCTCGGCTTCCCGAACACTCGGCTCCATCGCCGCGGAAGCATCCCCGAAGGGAATGAAACGCATCACCTGCAGAGGAATATCCCTGGACAGGGAGGCGAGAAATTCGGCCACCTTGCTCAGTTCGGCTTCGCCGTGTTTTCGATAAATCGCCGATACTTCGACATACACCCCATGCCGGTAAAGGTCGGTAAGATTTCGCCAGATCGGAGTCAACCGATCTATGCCACAGGCTGCGTAGGCCTCTCGCGAAGCGCCTTTGAGACCGATATTCACAAAATCGAGAAACGGGATCAGTCCGTACAGAGCCGGTTCGGTCATATATCCATTGGTTGAACATCCCACCAGCAGTCCGTTTTTGTGGGCCAAAATGGCAAGCTGGCGAAAAGTGAAATAGGAAACCGTCGGTTCATTGAAACAGAACATGACACCGAGGCAATCCTGCTCCCGAGCCTTCCTGACGACCTGTTCGGGGGACAGTTCCTGAAAAGCACCTTCGATGGCACAAAAATGATCGGTCAGGATTTCCGAAACGCAACCCTGACAGTTGAAATTGCACCCCACCGTGCACACCTGGAGGAATTTACCTCTGGGGTGATAATGCACCATGGGCATGCATTCGATGGCGGTATCGACCGCGGCGAGATACCGGTCGGGATACCGTTCCCGAATCTCCCCGCCAGTCCGGACATACATGCCGCAGCTACCGATTTCGCCTTCTGCCAGATCGCATTCCATCTCACAGATCACACATTTCATGGGCTCACCTCGAAGCTATGGTTTGGTAAAGATATGCGTGCGGTTGACCGTCATGATCGACCCCACTTAACGAAGACCCGTTTTTTGTTTCCGCGCACGATCCCATCCGGCAGACCGGGCCGCATGAAAAGATCCGACTCCGCCCCCCGCAGACACGATAATGTCATGCAGATATTTTGATGTCAAAGCTTTTTGCGGTAGAATAAAGGCCATAAAGACCGAAACCGAAGGCTGGTGGAAATATTCGTCGGGGACAAAAACCTGATGACAGCGGCTATAGAAGGAAAAAACCAGCAGCCGTTACCCAAATGCCCGGGCCGACACCATAAGCATCTGATCCCCGTCTAGGTGTGAATTCAGGAAGGATGAAACAAAAGGAAAGCGCGAAAGGACGTCGACAACTCCCTGCTGAAGGCTGGAAGACGCAACCTTTTAAAATATGAAAACCGGAGGGTTTAGCTGATCGGTAAATGAGTGTGTAATGCAATCCGCACGGTGGACTCTATGAAGGGAGCAGGCCCAAAGGCCTGGCGATACGCACCGCCAGGCCTTTGATCTGCAACTGTTTATGAGAACCCGGACCGGGTTTCGACTACAAATTATTCCGTCAGTTCGGATACCGCCTCGGCGGCGCAGCGCCCGGCGAGCCAGCCTGTGGAAAACGCAGCCTGCAGATTGTAACCTCCGGTGTCGGCCTGCAGATCCAACAGTTCGCCGGCCAGATACAGGCCTTTGACTTGGCGGGATTCCATAGTCCGGGGATCGACCTCCCGGGTATCGACCCCGCCGGCGGTAACAATAGCCTCGGAAAAAGGGCGAAACCCGGTCACATCCAGACGAAAATCCTTGATCCACAGGCGCAGTCTCTGACGCTCTTTGGCGTTCAGTGTGGCCGCGGTGCGTTTCGCAGGAAGATCGACAAGGTCCAGACAGACCGGCACCATTTGACGGGGCAGCAAACCCCTCAAGAGACTGTCTAGCGGTTCCTTGCCACGGGCATCGATGTCGCGTAACAGCCGCCGGTCGAGTTTTTGCTCGTCGAGGGCCGGTTTGAGATCGAGAGCCAAAACCACCTTGCGACCGCTGCGTAGAGCGTCCACGGCCAGACCGCTGAGCGTCAGGATGACCGGGCCCGTGACGCCGAACTCGGTAAATACCAGTTCACCGAAATCTTCTGCTGCTTTTTTACCGTCGATGAACAGTCGCGCCTTGATGTTGCGCAGGTTAAGTTCCGCCATAGCTCCGGCGGCCGGACCGGCCGTTTCGAGGGGAACCAGTGCCGGACGGATATCGATGATGCGATGGCCGGCGGCTTCGGCAAAGGCATACCCATCTCCCGTTGAACCGGTGGCCGGATAAGAGGCACCGCCGGTCGCCAGCACCGCCGCACGACAAGGGATCTCCCGTCCGCCGCATACCACGGCGGAGATACGACCGTCCTTGATCACCAACGCATCGACCCTGGCCGAGGTTTCCATAGCGACGCCGCTGTTCTGCAACCATTTGCGCAGGACCTTCAACACGTCGCCGGCCTTACCGCTGGCAGGGAACACCCGTCCGCCCCGTTCGGTGACCAGTTCCAGACCGAGGTTTTCAAAAAAATCCATCAATTCGCGATTGAAAAACCGCGCGAAGGCCTGGCGCAAAAAGCGCCCGGATGGGCCGAAATGTTCGATAAATTCGCGGATCTCCGCAACATTGGTAAGGTTGCAGCGCCCCTTGCCGGTAATGCCGAGCTTGCGCCCCGGCAGGGGCATCTTTTCCAGCAGCAGGGTACGGCAGCCCGTTTGGGCAGCCTGTCCCGCAGCCATCATGCCGGCGGCACCACCGCCGA
This DNA window, taken from Syntrophotalea carbinolica DSM 2380, encodes the following:
- a CDS encoding NAD(P)/FAD-dependent oxidoreductase, whose amino-acid sequence is MKQPDVIVIGGGAAGMMAAGQAAQTGCRTLLLEKMPLPGRKLGITGKGRCNLTNVAEIREFIEHFGPSGRFLRQAFARFFNRELMDFFENLGLELVTERGGRVFPASGKAGDVLKVLRKWLQNSGVAMETSARVDALVIKDGRISAVVCGGREIPCRAAVLATGGASYPATGSTGDGYAFAEAAGHRIIDIRPALVPLETAGPAAGAMAELNLRNIKARLFIDGKKAAEDFGELVFTEFGVTGPVILTLSGLAVDALRSGRKVVLALDLKPALDEQKLDRRLLRDIDARGKEPLDSLLRGLLPRQMVPVCLDLVDLPAKRTAATLNAKERQRLRLWIKDFRLDVTGFRPFSEAIVTAGGVDTREVDPRTMESRQVKGLYLAGELLDLQADTGGYNLQAAFSTGWLAGRCAAEAVSELTE
- a CDS encoding radical SAM protein — protein: MKCVICEMECDLAEGEIGSCGMYVRTGGEIRERYPDRYLAAVDTAIECMPMVHYHPRGKFLQVCTVGCNFNCQGCVSEILTDHFCAIEGAFQELSPEQVVRKAREQDCLGVMFCFNEPTVSYFTFRQLAILAHKNGLLVGCSTNGYMTEPALYGLIPFLDFVNIGLKGASREAYAACGIDRLTPIWRNLTDLYRHGVYVEVSAIYRKHGEAELSKVAEFLASLSRDIPLQVMRFIPFGDASAAMEPSVREAEAVCRQLRRQLRYVYLFNSPGTEDLNSHCPDCGAKIMQRGFFGPMASNLFDYQPQGRCRCGFQLPIQGSIHTGPVTERGYFGGYRTINALKMIRAILGTIGVTDKARIDAVLIKVLKEDVIKQLYDRLNRVDSYFDTIDYFASLTGQEHRATAFRDYVSSRLARIEDKIRRLEKPSVYSCLGHPLIAVFEEKMEARLIETAGGQLTNRQLNQDSRPGVTLSQEQFCRMAPDTIIVADAAAWPRQDFIAYCTEHHLDVPAVRAQKIFHLHPFRSSTNPDWILGLMRLANIIHPSVFGFDLRKEADDFYGEFYGIPFSEDFNLAFSHQRLNNTSENHDSVTIHTRR